From the genome of Peptoniphilus sp. ING2-D1G:
GGGATACGATTTTAAAAAATAACAGAAAACTCAAATATACCACAAGAGCAATTATAGGAGCGATATTATACAGAATAATTTCAGGGCTTGCAATTCATTTAGGGCTAAATCCCAATGATCTTAAGCTCATAACGGCGCTTATAGTAATAATTTTCATAGCATATAACAATATCAGCAATGAATCCAATTTAAATAAAATGATAAAAAAAGAGTTAGGAGAGAAAAATGTTAACAATAAATAACTTGAGCAAAACCTTTTATCCATGCACACCGGAGGAGCAAAAAGTATTCGACCAATTTTCTTTAGATATTAAAGAAAATGTATGTACAACTATTATCGGACCTAACGGATGTGGCAAGTCTACATTGTTTAACCTGATAAGCGGCAGCTTAACCAGTGATGAAGGAAGCATAAAGCTCAAAAATATTGAACTGACAGATCTTCCTGAAGAGAAAAGAGCGGTTTATATAAGCAAGGTAAATCAAGATCCCTCCATGGGAGTATCACCTAATTTAAACATTCTTGAAAATATGGCCATCGCCTTTAAAAAGGGAAATAAATTCACCTTTAAAAAATTAATCAAAAATACCGACATAGACTTGTTGGTAAAAAAATTAAAAGAGCTTGATTTAGGGCTTGAAGATAAATTGACCACTCAAGTTAAATTTCTTTCTGGAGGACAAAGGCAATCTCTATCGCTTCTTATGGCTACTATAAAAAGCCCGGATTTGCTGTTGTTGGATGAACATACGGCGGCTCTTGACCCCAAAACCTCAAAACTTATAATGGACAAGACAAGGGATTTAATAACCAGAGAAAAAATCACAACATTGATGATAACTCATAATTTAAGACATGCCATCGAATACTCCCACAGAATCATAATGATGAACAAAGGTCAAATTGTCTTGGATGTATTGGCTGAAGATATTACGGAATCTGAATTAAATAAACTGTACAATGAAAATATTTTAAGAGACCTAAGGCAGGCATCTTAAATTGTTTGAAAGAGAAAAACCAAATAATAAGAAATAGCTATCGAAGAATAAAATGCATAAAAATAAGAGAGTCGAAGGTTCGGCTCTCTTATTTTTGTGTTCAATCTTTTTCCAATAAGGTACCTGTCATTGCAAAGACGATTGCGGGAATCATCCACACAAAGGATTGCACAGTTTCAGGGAACAGACCGTAAAAAGCATCTAAAAATCCCGGAGTTATTCCAATTGAGGAAAGTATAGAGGATATAGTCGGAAGCAAAGCTCCGATTACTCCGCCTATATATGTATATCTCTTTATATAGGGTTTTTCGTCAAATAAATTTAAAACAACAAGCACGATGGAAATAGGATACATCATGGAAAGTACGGGCACAGAGATTTTAACTATAGTTTCAACACCTCTTACTGCCATGAGTCCACTGAAAACAGAAGCGATAATCGCCCAAGTGCTGTAATTTATTTTGCCATTTGTCATTCTTTCAAAAAAGGAGCTGAAAGTAGATGTAAGACCGATGGCGGTAGTAAGA
Proteins encoded in this window:
- a CDS encoding ABC transporter, ATP-binding protein (ABC transporters belong to the ATP-Binding Cassette (ABC) superfamily which uses the hydrolysis of ATP to energize diverse biological systems. ABC transporters are minimally constituted of two conserved regions: a highly conserved ATP binding cassette (ABC) and a less conserved transmembrane domain (TMD). These regions can be found on the same protein or on two different ones. Most ABC transporters function as a dimer and therefore are constituted of four domains, two ABC modules and two TMDs; High confidence in function and specificity), with product MLTINNLSKTFYPCTPEEQKVFDQFSLDIKENVCTTIIGPNGCGKSTLFNLISGSLTSDEGSIKLKNIELTDLPEEKRAVYISKVNQDPSMGVSPNLNILENMAIAFKKGNKFTFKKLIKNTDIDLLVKKLKELDLGLEDKLTTQVKFLSGGQRQSLSLLMATIKSPDLLLLDEHTAALDPKTSKLIMDKTRDLITREKITTLMITHNLRHAIEYSHRIIMMNKGQIVLDVLAEDITESELNKLYNENILRDLRQAS